In Nonomuraea muscovyensis, one genomic interval encodes:
- a CDS encoding DUF4191 domain-containing protein — protein MAKSVDPEKPGRIKQLRMIAQIIKQANPKGMPIVFLSAVGTLAVIVVIGLVTDYLWYSVFLGVLAALTVGLVVFGQLAQRAQYSILDGQTGAAAAVLQGMRGNWQVTPAIAVNRDQDLIHMVVGHPGVILVSEGPGNRVARMLAAEKKRVARVVLGVEIYDIQCGDGEGQVPLGKLQRHIMKLPRNLKKPSINEVKDRLRSLPKNVPMPKGPMPKGARMPRGPKMR, from the coding sequence ATGGCGAAGTCCGTGGACCCAGAGAAGCCGGGGCGCATCAAGCAGCTCCGCATGATCGCGCAGATCATCAAGCAGGCAAATCCCAAGGGGATGCCGATCGTCTTCCTGTCGGCGGTCGGTACGCTGGCTGTGATCGTCGTGATCGGCCTGGTCACGGACTACCTGTGGTATTCGGTGTTCCTCGGCGTCCTCGCCGCGCTCACCGTGGGCCTGGTGGTGTTCGGCCAGCTGGCGCAGCGCGCCCAGTATTCGATCCTCGACGGTCAGACCGGCGCGGCCGCGGCCGTGCTGCAGGGCATGCGCGGCAACTGGCAGGTGACCCCGGCGATCGCGGTCAACCGTGACCAGGACCTCATCCACATGGTGGTCGGCCACCCCGGGGTGATCCTCGTCTCGGAGGGCCCGGGCAACCGGGTCGCGAGGATGCTGGCGGCCGAGAAGAAGCGCGTCGCGCGGGTGGTGCTGGGCGTCGAGATCTACGACATCCAGTGCGGTGACGGCGAGGGCCAGGTGCCGCTGGGCAAGCTGCAGCGCCACATCATGAAGCTGCCGCGCAACCTGAAGAAGCCCTCGATCAACGAGGTGAAGGACCGCCTGCGGTCGCTGCCGAAGAACGTGCCGATGCCCAAGGGCCCGATGCCCAAGGGCGCGCGCATGCCGCGCGGCCCCAAGATGCGCTAG
- a CDS encoding class I SAM-dependent methyltransferase: MLHDDAPGSALSSRANRGWWDGNADDYQVEHGAFLRDAGFVWCPEGVDEAEARLLGEVRGRRVLEIGCGAAQCARWLVGQGAEVAAFDLSHRQLRHARRLDEETGLRVPVVQADAEALPFVSGGFDLACSAFGALPFVADPLAVLREVRRVLRPGGRFVFSVSHPIRWAFPDDPGPRGLTSDRSYFDRSPYVERDEDGAVTYVEHHRTMGDWVGLVAASGLVLTGLLEPEWPPGHERVWGGWSPLRGRQLPGTAIFSCARP, from the coding sequence GTGCTTCACGACGACGCGCCCGGCTCGGCGCTCTCCTCGCGGGCCAACCGCGGCTGGTGGGACGGCAACGCCGACGACTACCAGGTCGAGCACGGCGCGTTCCTGCGTGACGCGGGCTTCGTGTGGTGCCCGGAGGGTGTCGACGAGGCCGAGGCCCGTCTGCTCGGCGAGGTGCGCGGGCGGCGGGTGCTGGAGATCGGCTGCGGCGCGGCCCAGTGCGCCCGGTGGCTGGTGGGCCAGGGGGCCGAGGTGGCGGCGTTCGACCTGTCGCACCGCCAGCTCCGCCACGCGCGACGCCTCGACGAGGAGACCGGGCTGCGGGTGCCCGTGGTGCAGGCCGACGCCGAGGCGCTGCCGTTCGTGAGCGGCGGCTTCGACCTGGCGTGCTCGGCGTTCGGCGCGCTGCCGTTCGTGGCCGACCCGCTCGCGGTGCTGCGCGAGGTGCGCAGGGTGCTCCGGCCGGGCGGCCGGTTCGTCTTCTCGGTCAGCCATCCGATCCGCTGGGCGTTCCCGGACGATCCGGGGCCGCGCGGGCTGACGTCCGACCGTTCCTACTTCGACCGGTCCCCGTACGTGGAGCGCGACGAGGACGGCGCGGTCACCTACGTCGAGCACCATCGCACGATGGGCGACTGGGTGGGCCTGGTGGCCGCCTCCGGCCTGGTCCTGACGGGCCTGCTGGAGCCGGAGTGGCCGCCGGGGCACGAGCGGGTGTGGGGCGGCTGGAGCCCGCTGCGCGGCAGGCAGCTCCCCGGCACCGCGATCTTCAGTTGCGCCCGCCCCTGA